The following are encoded together in the Zingiber officinale cultivar Zhangliang chromosome 8A, Zo_v1.1, whole genome shotgun sequence genome:
- the LOC122009876 gene encoding DUF21 domain-containing protein At4g14240-like isoform X1 yields the protein MGAVNALAVGRGMVMLVAAAAAAAADAGGGATEGGGKTVAVLQEAEDIPFGTPWWYVDAGVSCLLVLFAGIMSGLTLGLMSLGLVDLEILQRSGTLTEKKQAAKIIPVVQKQHQLLVTLLLCNAASMEALPIYLDKIFHPFVAVVLSVTFVLAFGEVIPQAICSRYGLAVGANFVWLVCILMVICYPISYPIGKILDCALGHNESALFRRAQLKALVSIHSLEAGKGGELTHDETTIISGALDLTEKTAEAAMTPIESTFSLEVNSKLDWEAIGKILARGHSRVPVYSGSPRNIIGLLLVKSLLSVRAETETPVSSVSIRRIPRVPADMPLYDILNEFQKGSSHMAAVVKAKGRSESLLPAKGEKSEEENEESSGISELKVPLLSKEGENSDSVIVDVDKQYQKQANGDKPALQQNDAAATVVTRLAEDVEEGEVIGIITLEDVFEELLQEEIVDETDEYVDVHKRIRVAAAAAAAFSVARTPSVRRLTGHKAVVRESEAVKLNTSKA from the exons ATGGGTGCGGTCAACGCGTTGGCGGTGGGGAGGGGGATGGTGATGTTAGTGGCGGCGGCTGCGGCTGCGGCTGCGGATGCCGGAGGAGGAGCGACCGAGGGAGGAGGGAAAACAGTGGCGGTTCTGCAGGAGGCGGAGGACATTCCGTTCGGGACGCCTTGGTGGTACGTCGACGCGGGGGTATCCTGCTTGCTGGTGCTATTCGCCGGGATAATGTCTGGACTCACTCTAGGGCTCATGTCGCTTGGTCTTGTCGACCTGGAGATCCTCCAGCGGAGCGGGACGTTGACCGAGAAGAAACAGGCAG CCAAAATTATTCCTGTTGTTCAAAAGCAACATCAACTTCTTGTGACTTTACTTTTATGCAATGCAGCTTCCATGGAG GCCCTTCCTATAtatcttgataaaatttttcatcCTTTTGTGGCTGTTGTCTTGTCTGTGACATTTGTTCTGGCTTTTGGGGAG GTTATTCCTCAAGCCATATGCTCAAGATATGGACTAGCTGTAGGTGCTAATTTTGTATGGCTAGTATGCATCTTGATGGTCATATGCTACCCAATTTCTTATCCTATTGGCAAG ATCCTTGATTGTGCACTTGGGCACAATGAGTCTGCACTATTTAGGCGTGCTCAGTTAAAAGCTCTAGTATCTATTCATAGTCTAGAG GCTGGTAAAGGTGGGGAGCTCACACACGATGAGACAACAATCATTAGTGGAGCCCTTGATTTGACTGAAAAG ACAGCTGAGGCGGCTATGACTCCCATTGAATCAACCTTCTCATTAGAAGTCAACTCAAAATTAGACTG GGAAGCAATTGGCAAGATTCTTGCCAGAGGTCATAGCCGTGTTCCTGTTTATTCCGGGAGTCCAAGAAATATCATTGGCCTTCTGCTG GTGAAAAGTCTTCTTAGTGTTCGTGCCGAGACAGAGACACCAGTTAGCTCTGTTTCTATCAGACGAATTCCAAG GGTTCCAGCAGATATGCCATTGTATGACATACTTAATGAATTTCAAAAGGGAAGCAGCCACATGGCTGCTGTTGTTAAAGCTAAAGGCAGAAGCGAGTCTCTCCTGCCCGCAAAAGGGGAGAAATCGGAGGAAGAAAACGAAGAATCTTCTGGAATCTCTGAATTGAAGGttcctttgttatcaaaagaaggCGAAAACTCGGATAGTGTTATTGTTGACGTTGACAAACAGTATCAAAAGCAGGCTAATGGAGATAAACCAGCCTTGCAACAGAATGATGCTGCAGCAACTGTGGTCACTCGGTTAGCAGAAGATGTAGAAGAAGGGGAAGTCATTGGCATCATCACCCTTGAGGATGTTTTTGAGGAACTCCTTCAA GAGGAGATTGTGGATGAGACGGATGAGTATGTTGATGTCCATAAAAG GATAAGGGTAGCTGCTGCTGCAGCAGCTGCTTTTTCAGTTGCTAGGACTCCATCTGTAAGAAGGTTGACCGGACATAAGGCAGTAGTAA GAGAAAGTGAAGCAGTGAAGCTGAATACTTCCAAGGCATGA
- the LOC122009876 gene encoding DUF21 domain-containing protein At4g14240-like isoform X2, whose protein sequence is MGAVNALAVGRGMVMLVAAAAAAAADAGGGATEGGGKTVAVLQEAEDIPFGTPWWYVDAGVSCLLVLFAGIMSGLTLGLMSLGLVDLEILQRSGTLTEKKQAAKIIPVVQKQHQLLVTLLLCNAASMEALPIYLDKIFHPFVAVVLSVTFVLAFGEVIPQAICSRYGLAVGANFVWLVCILMVICYPISYPIGKILDCALGHNESALFRRAQLKALVSIHSLEAGKGGELTHDETTIISGALDLTEKTAEAAMTPIESTFSLEVNSKLDWEAIGKILARGHSRVPVYSGSPRNIIGLLLVKSLLSVRAETETPVSSVSIRRIPRVPADMPLYDILNEFQKGSSHMAAVVKAKGRSESLLPAKGEKSEEENEESSGISELKVPLLSKEGENSDSVIVDVDKQYQKQANGDKPALQQNDAAATVVTRLAEDVEEGEVIGIITLEDVFEELLQEEIVDETDEYVDVHKRIRVAAAAAAAFSVARTPSVRRLTGHKAVEKVKQ, encoded by the exons ATGGGTGCGGTCAACGCGTTGGCGGTGGGGAGGGGGATGGTGATGTTAGTGGCGGCGGCTGCGGCTGCGGCTGCGGATGCCGGAGGAGGAGCGACCGAGGGAGGAGGGAAAACAGTGGCGGTTCTGCAGGAGGCGGAGGACATTCCGTTCGGGACGCCTTGGTGGTACGTCGACGCGGGGGTATCCTGCTTGCTGGTGCTATTCGCCGGGATAATGTCTGGACTCACTCTAGGGCTCATGTCGCTTGGTCTTGTCGACCTGGAGATCCTCCAGCGGAGCGGGACGTTGACCGAGAAGAAACAGGCAG CCAAAATTATTCCTGTTGTTCAAAAGCAACATCAACTTCTTGTGACTTTACTTTTATGCAATGCAGCTTCCATGGAG GCCCTTCCTATAtatcttgataaaatttttcatcCTTTTGTGGCTGTTGTCTTGTCTGTGACATTTGTTCTGGCTTTTGGGGAG GTTATTCCTCAAGCCATATGCTCAAGATATGGACTAGCTGTAGGTGCTAATTTTGTATGGCTAGTATGCATCTTGATGGTCATATGCTACCCAATTTCTTATCCTATTGGCAAG ATCCTTGATTGTGCACTTGGGCACAATGAGTCTGCACTATTTAGGCGTGCTCAGTTAAAAGCTCTAGTATCTATTCATAGTCTAGAG GCTGGTAAAGGTGGGGAGCTCACACACGATGAGACAACAATCATTAGTGGAGCCCTTGATTTGACTGAAAAG ACAGCTGAGGCGGCTATGACTCCCATTGAATCAACCTTCTCATTAGAAGTCAACTCAAAATTAGACTG GGAAGCAATTGGCAAGATTCTTGCCAGAGGTCATAGCCGTGTTCCTGTTTATTCCGGGAGTCCAAGAAATATCATTGGCCTTCTGCTG GTGAAAAGTCTTCTTAGTGTTCGTGCCGAGACAGAGACACCAGTTAGCTCTGTTTCTATCAGACGAATTCCAAG GGTTCCAGCAGATATGCCATTGTATGACATACTTAATGAATTTCAAAAGGGAAGCAGCCACATGGCTGCTGTTGTTAAAGCTAAAGGCAGAAGCGAGTCTCTCCTGCCCGCAAAAGGGGAGAAATCGGAGGAAGAAAACGAAGAATCTTCTGGAATCTCTGAATTGAAGGttcctttgttatcaaaagaaggCGAAAACTCGGATAGTGTTATTGTTGACGTTGACAAACAGTATCAAAAGCAGGCTAATGGAGATAAACCAGCCTTGCAACAGAATGATGCTGCAGCAACTGTGGTCACTCGGTTAGCAGAAGATGTAGAAGAAGGGGAAGTCATTGGCATCATCACCCTTGAGGATGTTTTTGAGGAACTCCTTCAA GAGGAGATTGTGGATGAGACGGATGAGTATGTTGATGTCCATAAAAG GATAAGGGTAGCTGCTGCTGCAGCAGCTGCTTTTTCAGTTGCTAGGACTCCATCTGTAAGAAGGTTGACCGGACATAAGGCAGTA GAGAAAGTGAAGCAGTGA
- the LOC122009876 gene encoding DUF21 domain-containing protein At4g14240-like isoform X3, with protein MGAVNALAVGRGMVMLVAAAAAAAADAGGGATEGGGKTVAVLQEAEDIPFGTPWWYVDAGVSCLLVLFAGIMSGLTLGLMSLGLVDLEILQRSGTLTEKKQAAKIIPVVQKQHQLLVTLLLCNAASMEALPIYLDKIFHPFVAVVLSVTFVLAFGEVIPQAICSRYGLAVGANFVWLVCILMVICYPISYPIGKILDCALGHNESALFRRAQLKALVSIHSLEAGKGGELTHDETTIISGALDLTEKTAEAAMTPIESTFSLEVNSKLDWEAIGKILARGHSRVPVYSGSPRNIIGLLLVKSLLSVRAETETPVSSVSIRRIPRVPADMPLYDILNEFQKGSSHMAAVVKAKGRSESLLPAKGEKSEEENEESSGISELKVPLLSKEGENSDSVIVDVDKQYQKQANGDKPALQQNDAAATVVTRLAEDVEEGEVIGIITLEDVFEELLQEEIVDETDEYVDVHKRIRVAAAAAAAFSVARTPSVRRLTGHKAVVSRRK; from the exons ATGGGTGCGGTCAACGCGTTGGCGGTGGGGAGGGGGATGGTGATGTTAGTGGCGGCGGCTGCGGCTGCGGCTGCGGATGCCGGAGGAGGAGCGACCGAGGGAGGAGGGAAAACAGTGGCGGTTCTGCAGGAGGCGGAGGACATTCCGTTCGGGACGCCTTGGTGGTACGTCGACGCGGGGGTATCCTGCTTGCTGGTGCTATTCGCCGGGATAATGTCTGGACTCACTCTAGGGCTCATGTCGCTTGGTCTTGTCGACCTGGAGATCCTCCAGCGGAGCGGGACGTTGACCGAGAAGAAACAGGCAG CCAAAATTATTCCTGTTGTTCAAAAGCAACATCAACTTCTTGTGACTTTACTTTTATGCAATGCAGCTTCCATGGAG GCCCTTCCTATAtatcttgataaaatttttcatcCTTTTGTGGCTGTTGTCTTGTCTGTGACATTTGTTCTGGCTTTTGGGGAG GTTATTCCTCAAGCCATATGCTCAAGATATGGACTAGCTGTAGGTGCTAATTTTGTATGGCTAGTATGCATCTTGATGGTCATATGCTACCCAATTTCTTATCCTATTGGCAAG ATCCTTGATTGTGCACTTGGGCACAATGAGTCTGCACTATTTAGGCGTGCTCAGTTAAAAGCTCTAGTATCTATTCATAGTCTAGAG GCTGGTAAAGGTGGGGAGCTCACACACGATGAGACAACAATCATTAGTGGAGCCCTTGATTTGACTGAAAAG ACAGCTGAGGCGGCTATGACTCCCATTGAATCAACCTTCTCATTAGAAGTCAACTCAAAATTAGACTG GGAAGCAATTGGCAAGATTCTTGCCAGAGGTCATAGCCGTGTTCCTGTTTATTCCGGGAGTCCAAGAAATATCATTGGCCTTCTGCTG GTGAAAAGTCTTCTTAGTGTTCGTGCCGAGACAGAGACACCAGTTAGCTCTGTTTCTATCAGACGAATTCCAAG GGTTCCAGCAGATATGCCATTGTATGACATACTTAATGAATTTCAAAAGGGAAGCAGCCACATGGCTGCTGTTGTTAAAGCTAAAGGCAGAAGCGAGTCTCTCCTGCCCGCAAAAGGGGAGAAATCGGAGGAAGAAAACGAAGAATCTTCTGGAATCTCTGAATTGAAGGttcctttgttatcaaaagaaggCGAAAACTCGGATAGTGTTATTGTTGACGTTGACAAACAGTATCAAAAGCAGGCTAATGGAGATAAACCAGCCTTGCAACAGAATGATGCTGCAGCAACTGTGGTCACTCGGTTAGCAGAAGATGTAGAAGAAGGGGAAGTCATTGGCATCATCACCCTTGAGGATGTTTTTGAGGAACTCCTTCAA GAGGAGATTGTGGATGAGACGGATGAGTATGTTGATGTCCATAAAAG GATAAGGGTAGCTGCTGCTGCAGCAGCTGCTTTTTCAGTTGCTAGGACTCCATCTGTAAGAAGGTTGACCGGACATAAGGCAGTAGTAAGTAG GAGAAAGTGA